In Candidatus Liberibacter africanus PTSAPSY, the genomic stretch AATATAAAATTTGAGGATGAAATTCTCCAAAATATCCTAGAACTGTTTTCCCTAGTTTAATCGTCCCAGAAAGCCCTGGATGATACCATGAAGGTGCAACCGGCTCAATATGAAGAGAATCTACAGAAACAAAAGGCTCAAGGACAGCTAATGCATCTGCTTTAGCATCAAATACATCTACATTTCTACATCTTGCCCCAGATTTTTCAAACCAAAATCTTCCAAACCCTTCAATACAAGAGGATCCCTTTCTAATGCCTGCAGCCATACATTTTTGTCCTTCAGGCCTATCATTTTCATAAACATGAGACACCTCAAATATAGAAAGATCCGCAATAGAACGATCAACATTACAGTTAACGGCTTTCAATAAACCAGGGAAAAGAGAAGTACGCATATCAGACATCTCTACAGAAATTGGATTTAAAATCTCCAACTCAGAATGCCCTCCTCCAAAAAGAACTGACTGTTCTTTAGAAATAAAAGACCACGTTATTACTTCCATCATAGCACGAGAAGCAAGTACTCGCTTAGCGTAACGAATCCTATTCTGTTGCACAGACAAAGGTCTTTTATCCTCCACTTGCACGAGAGGGAGCGGTTTACTTGTAATACGGTCTACGCCATAAATGCGCAAAATTTCCTCTACTAAATCAGCTTTTTCTTCCACATCCCCACGCCATGAAGGGGCGGAAACCGTGAAAGCACCTTTTCCCTCCTCAATATAAAATCCTAATTTCTCCAAAATACGTAAACTATCTTCGACAGGAACATCTATACCTGCCAATCGCTTAACATCAGAATTCATAAATGAAATTTTATGCGGTTTATAGGTTTTATTCTTTGCAATATGAATATCAGAAGCTTTTCCACCACATAAAGAAAGTACTAAAGATACTGCATGCTTCATGATAGGAATCATATCCTGTGAATCAACCCCACGCTCAAAACGATATCGAGAATCAGTATTGATCCCTAAAGCATGTCCAGAATGCGCTATATTACGAGGATCCCATAAAGCAACCTCAAGCAAAACATCTATGGTATCATTATCACAAGAAGCATGCTTTCCACCTATAATTCCAGCAATAGATTCGACAACATCATCGGATGCAACTACTACATTATTTGAAGATAAATCATATTCTTGATCATTTAGAGCTAGGATTTTTTCACCTATACGTGCACGACGAATTGTAAGATCACCAACTATTTTAGAAGCATCAAACACATGCGAAGGATATCCTCGATCTAAAGAAATGTAGTTTGTGATATCCACGAGAGTACTGATAGAACGTAATCCAACAGCTTCTAATCGTCGACGCATCCAATCAGGAGCAACACCATTGCGCACACCTTTAATGCAACACATTGCAAATCCCTGACACAAATTCGCATCATCTAAATCTAGTCGAATTTCTAACGGAAATGATTCAGATGAAGAAAAAATGGGCGTATCTATTTCCTTGAATTTTCCTAAACCAGTAGCAGCCAAATCGAACGCAATACCACGCACACCAGTACAATCAGCTCGATTAGGAGTCAATGAAACATCAATGATCGGATCTGAAAGCCCTAAATAATCAATTAATTTGCCACCTACAGGAGCATCAATTGGCAACTCCATTATATTACTACAATTATTTGAGAGCATCAATTCTTTTTCAGAACACATCATGCCTGCACTTTTCACACCACGAATCGTGCTAACATCGATTTTCTTGTTACTTTCTGGAATACAACTTCCTGGAGGAGCCCATACTCCTAATAATCCAACACGAACATTAGGAGCACCACAAACAACTTGAATGGGATCTTGCTTGCCTACATCAATTTGAAGTATTGAAAGGTGATCTGAATCAGCATTTTGTTCTACAGATAATATTTTTACTATTGTAAAAGGAATTAAAGAAGAACGATCATCAACCTTTTCAACTTCAAGCCCAATAGAAGTCAATTTATCGCATATTTTTTCAATACTCACATCTGTATCAAGATGATCTTTTAGCCAAGATAGTGTGAATTTCAAGGAAAAAGTCTCCTATTTTAAATGAGAAAACAAGGGGGGAACATCAAGAGGAGAAAAACCATAGTGATCAACCCAACGTACATCAGCTTCAAAAAAATCACGAACATCTGACATACCGTATTTTAGCATTGCTATACGCTCAAGCCCTATTCCCCAAGCAAATCCTTGATAAACATCTGGATCAATGCCGACACCACGTAACACTCTAGGATCAACCATACCACATCCTAAAATTTCCATCCATTCCGTCCCTTGATCGAACTTTATTACATTTCCCAAACGACTGTATCGAATATCAACTTCAAAAGAAGGTTCTGTAAAAGGGAAAAAAGAAGGACGAAAACGCATCTCAAGAGAACTTACTTCAAAAAATGCTTTGCAAAAGGACTCCAAAACCCACCGAAGATTTGCAATAGTTGCAGATTGATCGACAACCAACCCCTCAATTTGATGAAACATCGGAGAATGCGTCGAATCGGAATCCCTCCGGTAGGTTTTCCCTGGAATAACCACTTTGAGTGGTAGATCACGAGATTCCATAAGCCGAATCTGAACTGGAGAAGTATGCGTACGCAACAATTTATTCTTTCCTTCTGCAGTACCGGGCATAAAAAAAGTATCGTGCATCTGTCGCGCAGGATGTTCATTTGGAAAGTTCAACGCAGTAAAATTATAGTAATCACTCTCAATATCAGACCCCTCTTCCAAGGAAA encodes the following:
- the pheT gene encoding phenylalanine--tRNA ligase subunit beta is translated as MKFTLSWLKDHLDTDVSIEKICDKLTSIGLEVEKVDDRSSLIPFTIVKILSVEQNADSDHLSILQIDVGKQDPIQVVCGAPNVRVGLLGVWAPPGSCIPESNKKIDVSTIRGVKSAGMMCSEKELMLSNNCSNIMELPIDAPVGGKLIDYLGLSDPIIDVSLTPNRADCTGVRGIAFDLAATGLGKFKEIDTPIFSSSESFPLEIRLDLDDANLCQGFAMCCIKGVRNGVAPDWMRRRLEAVGLRSISTLVDITNYISLDRGYPSHVFDASKIVGDLTIRRARIGEKILALNDQEYDLSSNNVVVASDDVVESIAGIIGGKHASCDNDTIDVLLEVALWDPRNIAHSGHALGINTDSRYRFERGVDSQDMIPIMKHAVSLVLSLCGGKASDIHIAKNKTYKPHKISFMNSDVKRLAGIDVPVEDSLRILEKLGFYIEEGKGAFTVSAPSWRGDVEEKADLVEEILRIYGVDRITSKPLPLVQVEDKRPLSVQQNRIRYAKRVLASRAMMEVITWSFISKEQSVLFGGGHSELEILNPISVEMSDMRTSLFPGLLKAVNCNVDRSIADLSIFEVSHVYENDRPEGQKCMAAGIRKGSSCIEGFGRFWFEKSGARCRNVDVFDAKADALAVLEPFVSVDSLHIEPVAPSWYHPGLSGTIKLGKTVLGYFGEFHPQILYFFGLSNPICGFEIYIDSIPVSQKKRTKTKGILHLSSLHPIKRDFSFVVDRSVPSSMLVDAVKKVDCNIITDVRVFDVFSGESLGIDKKSVALEVSIQPMKETLRDDEIQELTKRIIENVFQSTNAVLRSS
- the pheS gene encoding phenylalanine--tRNA ligase subunit alpha; this translates as MTGNDRFEDDIERMRSSLYESISSVTDMNSLNAIRVAALGKNGSISSLLRDLKGLDPDKVRSRGAILNQFKLDISEKISSRKEFIRDQLISEQVSSQSVDVSLPVFSSPCRRGRIHPLTQVIDEVTCIFMDMGFSLEEGSDIESDYYNFTALNFPNEHPARQMHDTFFMPGTAEGKNKLLRTHTSPVQIRLMESRDLPLKVVIPGKTYRRDSDSTHSPMFHQIEGLVVDQSATIANLRWVLESFCKAFFEVSSLEMRFRPSFFPFTEPSFEVDIRYSRLGNVIKFDQGTEWMEILGCGMVDPRVLRGVGIDPDVYQGFAWGIGLERIAMLKYGMSDVRDFFEADVRWVDHYGFSPLDVPPLFSHLK